The genomic window GTTGATGAAGATATCAATGGCCCCTTATATGTAATGACAtcatttagcaaagattgttcTTTAAACCAACTTTTACTCTGATTCAGACGTGTTCTTAAGGTTTAAGATGGGGGGTCAATATTTAGGAACCTCAacgcatttaatatttatccatAACGCCTATTCTTAGGGCTGACGTTGTCTACACTAAAATATCATGACTCCATTTCCAGAATCTATACATCctagatatttgaatatttagccCTCATTATCGaccaaaataatatgtatataagaagTGTGGAGTATTTACTGGGGTATAATAGATTTTACCACTCGGTGCAGCAAGAGGCAAGAGACCTCCTAGTTGTTTGTGTTCTAATGTATCGGCTCGATAGACTGGTTGAAAAATCCCTGAGTTGTCATACTTTAttagaagatatattttatgaagtaaaaaaattaattcaatatttcttattttacatcatatttaTTCTCACTATAGTGatgtcacgataccaatatttttgtacctttACGAATAGAAGTTTCCGaaattttctatactttttcgatttaaaatatataataaaaaattcataattaaaatttagtttttggaatttttttccaaaaaattatatttattgtgaaaagatgtggatttttgaaatttcgtCAAAGCAGAGCTTCCATTGAACTTTTCAACAAGACCCCAGACGTAGCTATTTAAAAcccaagattaaaaaaaaacaaaaacaaacaagaatattaatataattatttattttcttcattattattcagATCTATTTCTGACAGCTCAACTGACTGAAGTATTTGATCTTTAACAAAGAAACTCGACATTTTTTTGTACTCCAATGATATCATCAATCAGCCTAAAACTCTCTTAAGGAAATTCAATATTAAGCTTGTTTACCCTTTGCAACAGATACTgctgaaattgaaaaataggtTGGGTTCCACAATCGCTTAACGTTTTAAAAATTCCTCTAGCACCGTAATGTCTTAAAACCAAACCTTTTAAAATGGTTTCAAACGTGTATGTAACATAAAGTACAAGACTGTATCCACTAGTGTATAATACACTTGAattgaataagtaaataaaacataGTAATTGTTCTTCATTAGCTCATTTTTTACGAAAAACCAACGAACCCAAAATGATATGTAAAACTCAAGATCTGGGGTGGGGGAAAATCCGATCACTGACATCCCTGTGTTAAGTGCAATAGACATACACTTCAAGGTAGGAGCTTCCGCAGAATTTTAGTTTGTGGTGGGAGCTAGCTTAGATATTTAATCACTTTTGtttattaagaatatttgagtgcaaattaaatatatatatgtatgttgataAGAGTAAAGATAATgaatctaattataaattaattatacctccctattttgaaaattctaacttATCAGCGTGCAAGGAGCACTATATTTTAAAGTGATTTCCATCAGCAGATAATGTGTCGTCTGTCaaagaaccatattttttatgacattctttAAAGCGCAGTTTCTACGCTCACTTTCAGAagagaatcttctatatttaaagCATCATTTGTTctggtaaaatattataattatgtataaattcatatatatttattttattatacatttttaaatcaatttatatcaaatttttcttttagagggagatgttagcACCCCaaagaatgattaaataatgaccaataaagaagaaagagcacactcatcaattatttttccttttctaatagctatacttggtaagaatagaaaagtgtgcgaggagaagagaagaaatacttatggcatcattgattaaataatatacattttcttctatcaatcaagaacgttatcgttaccgcctttattattcaatattaatataatttttgatgatgatagtcgatagagaactgaataaaatgcctaaaattaCGTCgtcttctgtctggatttatgaaaatggaggccctggaatttggaaaatacttaccggatgagaaacagatggtttgtcgtatttgtcgatataaatgtgcctttagttccctgtctagaattacacgccactcattatcctcatctcatatcaagagcatggatattcatctaaaaaatcaagttaatgatgaatacatccagtcagactttaactttgatctcacaacgatgcttattgcatgtaatataaccttatccattgctaatcatcctacgttcaaaaaatttatggagaaatacacgggtaaattcttccattcccgaggaaccatcattaattaataaggtTGTTGGTagtgatgtcatttatagaaatacccccttgtaaattgtgaagttaagataatttctAGCATGTTTAGTGTCATCCAGACCAAATTACAAATGGAActatgaattttgtaccatctaacggaaagtattaatttttttttatttatctaatcataaaatatgattctattttagctaagcatatcaaaaattatgatatacaactcataaaaggcaaaaacaactgtttaaatggtcacaacaacgggggtagttacattgggtgtagcattataattagcaattgtgtatatccttcttgataatagtatatataagtAGTAAAGTATATAAGcgtaaataacggggaaaacatcttttttgatactcttaataaggagtaatatcgccggacattactacataattagcatttgctctaaatctttaagattgatttatttctaacattttttttattagtatatttattgtctaattttatgattttgacatttactttattattaataattagttagatctcatcggtaaagatatatctatcctgtgcacaattgcatatagcaacttccacatgaagaagaggggtgatttttttttttgattaaactccacgtctcgcttgtgtcttgcaacctaaagttatgacatatttaactggattccgatgtcagaacaagacaatattgtttgaattaatctattatttcaatattctgtatatataatttattgttattagtaatATGATTtccattgtttaattttgtatatttaacataaatgtatgatggtatattttttaatatgtagattatatttaattaaagccttcttttttaaactttgaactttaaatatatttcgaaatactctactttgtcgtttcattagctattattctgagaataaggttcataatgaattacaatttcatggagtgtgacgttttcaaatctactgtaacggataaaaaacgtcgaagtcaattatacgtcgtatatcttcattaaacattttgctaataaatactttcgttataccctcaaaaatcataataaagcaggtagatgataatcacatcagtattttaaacaatgataccatatgtcttccccccttctccttgcacgcgtttttctctacaatattatcaactttagctatactcaaggttaatagaaatacaaggttataccataacgcgtgcaccaagattaatagaaatacaaggttcaaccatcatgtaatcgggcttgatagaattttcaatcagaattattgtaccaactgctggacaagacaggcagattttgacaaaacacacaaccactaatagtctatgacgtcactattgccagaactttcaatttaatgtaatgtgccgactgctgggcaggaaaaacatattttgaccaaacacgcaaccactcatcttcTATGacctcaatattaaaagcgAGGTGAAAGTCGAGCATCAGTCGTACAcacattatggtataaccttgtatttatataaacctTGGTGTGTACAACTGATTTTTGACATCCaacacactttttaatagtaatggtgtatgagtggttgcgtgttttatcaaaatctgtctttattGGCgagctttttcattttttttttcccaaacaaaataaataataattatctgtaaacagttatggatttttaaaatttttctttataaaatttaatatttgatatttttgtttaattattcaattttttttctaaatttttaaattcctgTGAACATattatgtgaaatttttttcaaaaaattttattttttgttaataactgtggatttttgaaatattttcccataaagcttaatatttgtaatttttggggAATAGCTGTTggtttctgaaaaaatttcggaaaaatttattttttccaaaaaaattaatttaacgaGAACTGCTGcggttttttgaatttattttccaaaagaataaattttttgaggatagctttggatttttaaaattaaaagaaaaattatatattttaaatttttttttttcataaaatttaattttttaaatttgccttGGTTTTTGAGCCCCCTCCCCTTCTCcgttcaaaaagttaaatatttatatatatatatataattaattttaaatatacgtaGTTTTAAACTtatcaaatgtcatttttctgTGGAACCAATCAGGACTAAATTAGTTTGATCTTACAAAAATTGTTACGGTCTCAGATTGAAATCCAATACCAGTTAAgtaagtatatatgtacataaatatatagatcCTTACTACTAAGAGACTGAATCCCACACAGTCAACCtacaaagaaatacaaattatagatatttaaaatatattaaatacataaaggtAGTATAATTTGAGGATGACTACATCAAaactggaattatttttttcattcctgaTCAAGTCCCTTCAGtcaaaaaagttacttttatttttatattacataaatgaGCATTCAAAATCGTTTGGACTCGTTAAATTTCTAGATACTAACTTGCATAATAAGCGTGAATTGTTATGTAGCTTAGACTAGACAACTTATGAATGATATACAAGTCAAttacgtacatacatattttcgaCACATAAATCAAGAATAGGTAGAAAAATGAtagataattttgtatttgtgcttcattaattcttttcaatcacattattttttatttttttttcatggtggGCTGAtttactaaatatgtatatatatatcctcataaattatgtaaatatatatatttttgtcaaaaacaacAGCGATTAACTCAatgatacatatattgttataatagtCCAAACCTAACTTTTTGCTTATTGCTGGTTAAGTTACTTTATAAGTCTCCAAGGAGctctagagaaataaatatattctatgagCTCCCCCAAGTAACTAGGGCGGACAAtgaggaaataaattaatttaatccaTAGGAGAGTAAGAGGATGATTGAGGGTGTTTGTTTAAATCTGAGGTTGTATATTTGATTGATAATGCCCAAATCTCATGGATGATTGCtagatttgtcaaattttaagtTAAGGGCGAATCacgagtggtacattaaaatctgaacactttgaatttcaaacttcaacaggatataatttattaattgatagtataatttcagcaaaattaatactataaatagatgtgtgtctgagctctcttaatcctTAATCTAAccgcccttagcagcaatgatggcttcgaGGGGGCAGTCGAAAGCCTgacacccactgcagatgtagacctctgtcatagcgtcccagtgctggctgactgtggctttgaggacctcagagtttggatgaaggacactgcaggtATTtctctcgacatgcacccaaaaagtgtagtcgaggggtttgGCATCAGGACTCTAGGGtggccaaaattgtcaaaagagAGTTCAAAAtattgcaacggaggagataggattcttttatttctggtgtcaaaagtggcctctccaccatcACAAAGctctttcaaaaaacttttttgatagctctttgtAAAGTtctgcatggaccctcatgtatttgaggggattggcctgggctgttttctttatctcctccGTATCCAGCTTGGTATTTTTGACAGAGTTATTCTTCCTCTCTTACTTATCGGACTTGCTgaggcgtagacggtggtcctggagacgctcaactgcttggagtacgcgaatggaaattcgtagatcacgttcaagtgtcattttctcaacttgtacgtaagctagagaccttagtttttttttttttttgtaactaattggttatgctttaatatatcaaaatatgaattaatctcAATgactcaaacttaattaattattgaattagtatgtgtCCAGATCTCAATGGACCAACCGCTAATAGGgtgatcatattttgatttccaaaaaagagcATCCATGGTGTCGGTtttgagttcatatttttaaatttgtaaaaaatttattaataaatttatatttcttgatttatgATCTTGGGATTTGTTggcacttttttatttaaaggatcCCATAGGACCTAATTGTTTATGAGAAAATGTTTGTCCTCTCTGACAAAAGGAAGTAACCGATATAAGGTAAATAAAATGGGgaaataaactaaaatgaaaAATCTTCTTCCTTGGGAACTACACATTTCCCAAAATTCGCATCTGTCCTTCCAAGTCCGTCtgagtaattaatataatagaacTAATGCTGTGAGGAGATGATGTTGATCATTCCATGGATTCCTCTAATACCTTATTCacgatttatttatattggcgAATTCCAACAAGAGGTGGGGATTCGAGACTTGTAGCTGGACTTGGACTAGACTCCATATTTTGGAGACTTAAATTGCGATTCAACTTGGTCATACAgtcaaagactcgagacttgacttgaaaCCCAAAGACTCACTACTTTAAAGTTTTTCACTTGGTAGGTATATTTGGTCTTCTTTaaagtaacttttattttcagcGAACTTGAATTagactcaatgaaaatattcaagagtTGATCTTGTAAACAAAGACTTGGGACTGGGCTTGTACTTGCACTATAATGACTTTTCCTATCCTGATTCTAACCCAAGCCAAGGATCGTAAGGAGTGTTCCCCAGTCAAAGGCATTACAACTCATAATCGGGTTAACCAATAAAACCCAGACATTtcatgaatgtataaaaaagtcCCAGGACAGGAAGTAAAAGGAGGGTATATCCAGGGGAAATAGAAAGGTTGATCCccatagtaaataattattaaggcCACTAACACCTCGTCTCATCCAATTTGGCATCTCTCGTTATCCAATAATAAATATCGTTAATTGAAGGAGAGGGGGATATACATTTGACTCCAGAAAAAGAATGGGGATACAATCCATCAATGTATAATGGGTTgaggtataatttatatacatacaaataaaaccATGAAGGAAGATGTGGATGTGATAGGACTGGtttgattatttctttcttaGAATGTACATGTGGGAGGACCTTGATTAGAAGGAAGTTGTTTCCATATTATGctgaatatatattctatttagcTATTACACGGATTAAGACACAGATTATAacaatgatataaattaatgtcGTATATGTTCTAGATATGCAAGCTCAACTAGTTCCTCCATTTTGAAAGAGTTGCgtgattttgttaattaaattaatataacattgGAATTAATTCagctattatttaataagcGTCATATTCTTTGTTCTCTTCCTACTCAATAACGgggatattatattaaaatagtatGAGAAAGAGACGAattctttttattatcaatacattattttatgtcatcatagatgtatgtacataatctCAGCTCTTTTGAgggcttaaaaaataataatttacatcactttttttttttcagtcggAATTTGAAAGcgaataaaatacattcaatttatttctagTTATTGATTTtcgtttgtaaaaatatattatgtatatatttttattgtatatgagTGCCcctataagtaaaataattgtacatagatatatgaAGATACTAAATTGTAGATATTAGTAGAAAGGGATGTACATATACTACTATGTAGTGTACCaatactcaaaataaaatataaaataaattctcaaaagtagtatattgtattttttcagtcataataatcattattaatcgATGGAGTATTTATTCAGTATATACATGAATCATGATGATGAGACACCCCCCTAGTATGGACAGACCACACTTCTACCTCCATCAACAGAAATCGTTTGGCCGACAATGAGAGAGGCATCATCTGATGCCAAAAATGCAATGACCTTTGCTACTTCATCTGCCCGTCCGGGTCGGCCTATAGGATGTGTCTTTTTGGCCCTATCCAGATAACTCTTGCTACTCTTATCCGACATCCCTGCATTCTTAAATAAGTCTGTTTCAATGACACCAGGATTTACAGAGTTGACTCGGATCCCTTTCGAAATCAATTCCAAGGCAGTACACCTCGTCATTTGATCAAGTCCCGCTTTAGATATTTTGTACGCAAGAGCTCCGGGAAAGGCTCTAAGACCTGCAATGCTTGATACGTTGACAATGGCAGgctgtttttttgatttttctaggTATTTGGTTGCGGATTGAGTGATTCGAAGAGCTGAATGAATGTTGAGATTCATGGAATGATCAAATATTTCAGGAGTTACTTCCTGTAGCTTCTGACCGTACATCACTCCAGCATTATTAACCACGACATCCAATCCTTGAAAGAATAAGATGCATAGTAATtaactaatacatacatattatataagtaattatatatttaagaaataattaggTAAAATGTTGGTTCAGGGGCTCCCAAATGCGTAAAAACAACCATTTTGTGGAAGTCGAAGGTCCTCAGCGCATGTATGGAGGGAAATATTTTTGGCGTAATATGTTGATTTATTTCCCTGGATCCCCTAAAAGGAGGTTCAGGGTCTAGATATGAACTATGTAGGCCACCTATTGATTGGGAACCCTGTATTAGGTCATAAAAATGCAGGAAGTTTATATTTGATACATCGCCTGGCGaattattaaatagatttaataataaattattataaattaagccAGCTACCATAGTTTCTTTTAACAAGAGATTGTGAGTACACAAAGAAAATACTGTCATACCTCCATAGTAATTAAAGGTTTCGTCAACACAAGCAGAGCAAGCTTCACCAGAGGATAAATCTTGCACTGTATAGATAACATCTTGAGCCCCCTTTGCTTTGCATGCCTCAGAAACTCTTTCAAGCTCTTCCTTGCGTCTCGCAACCAGAGATAATTTACTTCCAAGTGATGCAAAATGCAGAGCAGTTCCCTCTCCAATTCCGCCACTTGCTCCAGTAAtgagaacaatttttttccccaaaccAGACATCTaagaaacatataatatattgtacatacaaatatatttataattttgtgtacAGGACTTATACATAGTATTcattataacaatttattaccatttataaaaatgtacaagtaAAATCAATAACAactcaaatacatatatgtgcACATAGGTAATACTTGACTTGATTCTGAgtaggtatgtatgtatataaaaatctaaagaaaggaaaatataaatgtgcaataattattaatagctaaacaaattcaaaactttatgattttgacgtaaaacaaaattttagtcTTCTATTCTCGTTACTCCACGTTTCGCAATGATCTGCCCACGACATAGCAGCTTTATAATCTCTACGATTGGACCCTGGTTTACTACGAACGCAGGTAAAAGGTAGAATATCACATTCCGGAACCCATCCTCGGAGCATTCTTTTGTCAGAAAAGTAACCGACGTGATATTTACGTTTGACAGGATCATAATGCGACTCGAGATCATCTAGATGACCTGGTGGCTGCAAAAGAATTGCAGGCCACCATGGAAAGAATTTGAGCTTTACAATAACTTGTTCCCCACACTCATAGTGCGGAGAGGGGTTTGAAATTCGTTTCACGACAGGAACCAGACAAAGGACTTCACTTCCAAATCCTCCTTCTTTTGAAGTGTGGCTTCGATGAGGACTAAGAACAAATGATTCGTCTTGATTAGAAAACCCACAGGTCTTGCAGCGGTATTTCCGCAATGTCCGCAACTTTGAGTCATCTCCATACAGCAAGAGGTCGAATATCCCAGGTTCAGTTACGTTGTGGCATTCACGAATATGATGCTGGAGGTTTTTAGATGGCATTCCACATCCACAAAGTAAGCACGGAAGCCGTGAAGTACTGTGATCATCATTAGTCGAGTCTACACTACTATTCAAACTCATATTTCCCTAACCGTATCAGGGATTTGACGAATCTCTCCCTCGAATAAAAACAGTGAAACCAGCGCCATCTATCAAGCcaaacttcataaatatataacaacagCGGGAAAAGTGAATTTGTTCAGCTGATCTCCGCCATAACAATTTGTATCATTGATTAATCCACTtacaatatgaatattattaaagtacttatataaattgtacatatatttggaagaagcttgaatattttcaatattaaaaatatcttagaaCATCCTTTGTCAGATTTTGTAAACCACGCAGAATACGTTTGGtagttttataaagttaaaaaagaattttcatatcaagtaatttcatattaaaagtcttataaaatatagtttaatccTTCCATATTACGTACAAAGGAGATTCAGTCAAgagatgaaaaaacaaaacaaatatatacaattgatattaagttaaaataaggaattaactaaatatatttttctatttgaagaTAGTTGAAcagtattatttaatcaaatcattGACATTTAAAGAGTTGACCTATTCAACACTTGTTTATCATCTCTAACAGGATAATCACAGTAATTGATCTAAATAATAGCTACAGGGAATTAACCAATTCAATGTTAGAATGACTGACTATGGTCTAAGGCACATATAAATCACTACATGAAATGGAAGACACTTTTAGAAGAAAAGATTTGActatttctttttccttttggaTGTCTTTATGGACTTTTGATATTCCTCTGGTGTAATGTCACTTCGAAAGAGTATATTATCCTCCAATTCGAATTCTGGACGAATATTGGCCTTGTAAACTTGAGACTCCGTTGTTTCCTCTAACTGAAGAACACCCTTCCTCAGAACGATCTCAGCCTCAACACCTCCTTGATAGgcttttttcatcatttctgGATCCTTTATTTCTTCTCGAAACTTGGAACGGATCTCTCCAAGTGCTGCTTGTGTTGTGACAAAATCTCCCATAAAAACTGTCCTAGCAGTTCGATGAAGAGACTTGTAGAGACCCAGGATTTCTAATCTACTCATTTTATTCCCTGCCTTTAGATATTATTGTAGTTGAAATTACCTGGAATTGTGAAACTCCGCGCTTCAACACTTGAGATAAAAGCAACATTAAAAGGCAAGCTGCTAACTGTAGAGGTAGCTGATAAATAAacaagtgtaaaaaaattaacggaAGAATTCGAAAAACAAATTCTCACAACTTCCACCAATACTTCGTGACTGAACAATGTTGaacaactactttttttaaataaaaaaatatgtttttcaaacGTGATTTCattcaacataaaattataagtaatatcaTGTCTCTAATATGATTAGGAAGTTCATGattggacatatttttttatgagcgTTTCTTATAAACCTGATCTTGGGACGGTTACTATATAAAAACATCGTATGCAATTACTATGCAtgttctaatttatatattattaattattttcatgagTAGTTACTATTACGGAAAAATGGTCATTTCGTTAGTTACTCCCTCAATCACAAGTGTGTTTCTTTGAAGCTAGGGGAATGGAATCAATGTGTAGTGatttcattgacgtcataaattctATCATTATTAAAGGAAATGCCATCTTgagggctcaaagttgatattttactatataaaatggaCCTATTTCAAatcaatcttgattaaactccattaAAAGGCTTTAGGagtaaaaaaagactttaaagcTGTATGGAATACGACTTGATGCAAAttataaacagtgatatttgaatatgatttatcaaaatttagaactgaaaatttgtatgaaatgtctaaatttagaactgaaaatttgtatgaaatgtctaaatttgtactatttttttgttgttgatcgattagggacaagaaaagtagaataaccagagaaaaatatcttattcgttccattttttttaagatcaacaatatgaaaataagaatataaaccgatgtaataacatatttttaacccTTTACCGCCTCAATGTACTTCAAagtctctttttaaataaacacgtgtatagcattaattttca from Lepeophtheirus salmonis chromosome 1, UVic_Lsal_1.4, whole genome shotgun sequence includes these protein-coding regions:
- the LOC121125461 gene encoding 3-oxoacyl-[acyl-carrier-protein] reductase FabG, yielding MLLLSQVLKRGVSQFQMSGLGKKIVLITGASGGIGEGTALHFASLGSKLSLVARRKEELERVSEACKAKGAQDVIYTVQDLSSGEACSACVDETFNYYGGLDVVVNNAGVMYGQKLQEVTPEIFDHSMNLNIHSALRITQSATKYLEKSKKQPAIVNVSSIAGLRAFPGALAYKISKAGLDQMTRCTALELISKGIRVNSVNPGVIETDLFKNAGMSDKSSKSYLDRAKKTHPIGRPGRADEVAKVIAFLASDDASLIVGQTISVDGGRSVVCPY
- the LOC121125472 gene encoding complex III assembly factor LYRM7, which gives rise to MSRLEILGLYKSLHRTARTVFMGDFVTTQAALGEIRSKFREEIKDPEMMKKAYQGGVEAEIVLRKGVLQLEETTESQVYKANIRPEFELEDNILFRSDITPEEYQKSIKTSKRKKK